Within the Enterobacter bugandensis genome, the region GCGGGTGATTTCACCCTGCCAGCCTGCGACATTAACGCTGACCGACTGCGCATCGCTCAGCGCAATTTTGGCGTCGATGGCGGCATCCAGCAGTTCGCGCTGAACGCGCGCATCGCTGCGATCGCTGATGCCCGCCTGATCGCGGATGTAGTCCGCCAGCAGATGGTCGAAATCATCGCCGCCGAGCGCGGAATCCCCGCCGGTCGCCAGCACTTCAAACACCCCGCGGCTCAGGCGCAGGATAGAAATATCAAAGGTGCCGCCGCCCAGATCGTAGACCGCAATTACCCCTTCCTGACCGGAGTCGAGGCCGTAGGCAATCGCCGCCGCCGTCGGTTCGTTCAGCAGGCGCAGCACGTGCAGGCCCGCCAGACGCGCGGCGTCTTTGGTGCCCTGACGCTGTGCGTCGTCAAAATAGGCCGGAACGGTGATCACTACGCCGTCCAGATCGCCGCCGAGCGTCGCCGTCGCGCGCGCCGCCAGCGCTTTGAGGATGTCAGCAGACACGCGAATTGGGTTCAGCAAACCGGCCGCCGTGGCAATCATCGGCAGACCGTTTTCACTGGCCTGCAGCTGATACGGCAGGTGCGGGTAGCGGGTCTGGATATCAGCCAGCGAGCGGCCCATCATGCGCTTTACGGAGCTGATGGTGTTGGCCGGATCGCGCGCGGCGTTGGCGCGGGCGTCATAGCCGACCGCGTGCCCCTGCTGCTGGTAGTGGACCACGGAAGGCAGCAGATGGCGGCCCTGCTCGTCGGCCAGCGTTTCCGCCTGGCCGCTGCGCACGGTCGCCACGAGGGAATTGGTGGTGCCCAGGTCAATACCGACCGCCAGACGACGCTGGTGCGGTGCGGCGCTTAAGCCAGGCTCACTAATTTGTAATAAGGCCATAATTGCTTCCGAAATTAAAAATCGAGCAGCTTTTCTTCGAGTTGTTCAGCGCTGCTTCGCAGTTTATCGAGAAAACGGAGTTTGCGCACAGTGTCTGCCGCCACGTCCCAGGTCTCGTTGTTCAGTTGCTCCACCATCTGCTGATGGCGGGTATCGAACATGCCCTTCACGCGCGTGATAAAACGTTCCAGACGCGCTTCGTCTTTGGCCTGTTCAATCTCATCCAGCTCTTCGCGCAGCTCCAGCTGTTCCATCAGAAACGCGGTGTCGCGCACGGTGTGCTGTTCGCTCGCCAGATCAAAGCCGTGGAGCGAGAGCAGATATTCTGCACGCGCCAGCGGATGGCGCAGCGTCTGCCAGGCCTGGTTGATGGTCGCGGAGTGCGATACCGCAGCCAGCTGCTCTGCCTGCGTCCCGCTGGCGAATTTATCCGGATGATACTGACGCTGCAGATCCTGAAAACGGACCGTCAGCGCCTGAAGATCGATCGGGTATTGAGCGGGTAGTCCGAAGAGAGTGAAGTAATCCATAACAATCTCAGGGGTAGCCTGTTAGAACAAACCCCACGCGCAGCAAAGCCACGGTGGGGTTTCGGATGACGCGCGGTTAAACGTGGAAGCTTTCGCCGCAACCACACTCGTCTTTGACGTTCGGGTTCGTGAATTTGAACCCTTCGTTCAGGCCTTCTTTTACGAAGTCCAGCTGAGTGCCGTTGAGAAATTGCAGGCTTTTGCCATCGACCACCACCTTCACGCCCTTGTCTTCAAACACGGTGTCATCAGACGCCGGCTCGTCAACAAACTCCAGTACGTAAGCCATACCAGAACAGCCGGAGGTACGTACGCCCAGTCGCAGGCCAAAGCCTTTACCACGGTTCGCCAGAAAAGAGCTTACTCGCGCGGCAGCGCTGTCGCTAAGGGTAATCGACATACTCAAACCTCAATTATTTTGCTTCACGTTTGCTTTTGTAATCCGCAATGGCGGCTTTGATCGCGTCTTCTGCCAGAATAGAACAGTGAATTTTCACCGGTGGCAGTTCGAGTTCTTCAGCAATATCCGTGTTCTTAATTGCCTGTGCTTCGTCCAGAGACTTGCCCTTCACCCACTCGGTGACCAGGGAGCTGGACGCAATTGCAGAACCGCAGCCGTAGGTCTTGAAGCGCGCGTCTTCAATGATACCTTCATTGTTGACTTTAATCTGCAACTTCATTACGTCGCCACACGCCGGCGCGCCAACCATGCCGCTACCGACAGATTCATCGCTGTTGTCAAAAGAGCCAACGTTGCGCGGGTTCTCGTAATGATCGATAACTTTTTCGCTGTATGCCATGATTGAATTCTCCTTATATACCGATTAGTGATGTGACCATTCAATGCTGTTCAGATCCACGCCCTGCTTGAACATTTCCCACAGTGGAGAAAGGTCGCGCAGACGGCCAATGGAGTTACGAACCAGCTTGATGGTGTAGTCAATCTCTTCTTCGGTAGTGAAACGACCTAAAGAGAAACGGATAGAGCTGTGTGCCAGCTCGTCAGTCATACCCAGCGCGCGCAGCACGTAGGATGGCTCCAGGCTTGCAGACGTACAGGCAGAACCGGAAGAAACGGCCAGGTCTTTCAGCGCCATGATCAGCGATTCGCCTTCAACATAGTTGAAGCTGACGTTGAGGATGTTCGGCGCGCCCTGCTCGAGATCGCCGTTCAGATACACTTCTTCCATATCTTTCACGCCGTCCCACAGACGGTTACGCAGCGTGCGCAGGCGTGCCATCTCGGTTTCCATCTCTTCTTTCGCAATGCGGTACGCTTCGCCCATGCCCACGATCTGGTGAACAGGCAGCGTACCGGAACGCATGCCGCGCTCGTGACCGCCGCCGTGCATCTGTGCTTCGATGCGGATACGTGGCT harbors:
- the hscB gene encoding co-chaperone HscB: MDYFTLFGLPAQYPIDLQALTVRFQDLQRQYHPDKFASGTQAEQLAAVSHSATINQAWQTLRHPLARAEYLLSLHGFDLASEQHTVRDTAFLMEQLELREELDEIEQAKDEARLERFITRVKGMFDTRHQQMVEQLNNETWDVAADTVRKLRFLDKLRSSAEQLEEKLLDF
- the iscU gene encoding Fe-S cluster assembly scaffold IscU, which translates into the protein MAYSEKVIDHYENPRNVGSFDNSDESVGSGMVGAPACGDVMKLQIKVNNEGIIEDARFKTYGCGSAIASSSLVTEWVKGKSLDEAQAIKNTDIAEELELPPVKIHCSILAEDAIKAAIADYKSKREAK
- the iscA gene encoding iron-sulfur cluster assembly protein IscA, with amino-acid sequence MSITLSDSAAARVSSFLANRGKGFGLRLGVRTSGCSGMAYVLEFVDEPASDDTVFEDKGVKVVVDGKSLQFLNGTQLDFVKEGLNEGFKFTNPNVKDECGCGESFHV